One Epidermidibacterium keratini DNA segment encodes these proteins:
- a CDS encoding aminoglycoside phosphotransferase family protein: MSALPDADVVISEPLVRALLGQHPAYADLPVRSAGHGWDNELWRLGDGLAVRLPRRASAVSLLRNEIRWTRVIAARVRVPVPVVVAAGEPDADYPYPWAIVRWLEGVPATELAPERRDEYAADLGAFLRDVHVPAVGADLPSNPVRGVPLAARDVLFRERVARLPALEPLLTVWESGRAAAPYAGPPVWLHGDPHPLNCLVDSAGALSGVLDFGDITTGDPASDLAVGWAHFTRRGRAVFRDAVGVDDATWLRARGWAASYASSFYGLAPSDPLHAVARHVIAELTTR, from the coding sequence GTGAGCGCCCTTCCGGACGCCGATGTCGTCATCTCAGAGCCGCTCGTGCGGGCGTTGCTGGGGCAGCATCCGGCGTACGCCGACCTGCCGGTTCGGTCTGCCGGGCACGGATGGGACAACGAGCTGTGGCGCCTTGGCGACGGCCTCGCGGTCCGGCTGCCGCGGCGCGCGTCTGCGGTATCGCTGTTGCGTAACGAGATTCGCTGGACCCGGGTGATCGCCGCTCGTGTGCGGGTGCCGGTCCCGGTGGTGGTCGCCGCGGGTGAGCCGGACGCTGACTACCCCTACCCGTGGGCGATCGTGCGCTGGCTCGAGGGAGTGCCGGCCACCGAGCTGGCGCCCGAACGACGAGACGAGTACGCCGCCGATCTGGGCGCGTTTCTGCGCGACGTGCATGTCCCGGCTGTCGGGGCGGACCTACCGTCGAACCCCGTGCGCGGCGTACCGCTGGCTGCCCGAGACGTGCTCTTCCGCGAGCGGGTCGCACGGCTGCCTGCGCTCGAGCCGCTGCTTACGGTGTGGGAGTCCGGGCGTGCGGCGGCGCCGTACGCCGGCCCGCCGGTATGGCTGCACGGTGACCCGCATCCACTCAACTGCCTGGTCGATAGCGCCGGGGCGCTGAGCGGCGTACTCGACTTCGGCGATATCACCACCGGCGATCCGGCCAGTGACCTCGCCGTGGGATGGGCACACTTCACCCGTCGCGGCCGTGCGGTGTTTCGCGACGCTGTGGGGGTGGACGACGCGACGTGGCTGCGGGCTCGGGGCTGGGCGGCGTCGTACGCGTCGTCCTTCTACGGTCTCGCGCCGTCTGACCCGCTGCACGCCGTGGCCAGGCACGTCATCGCCGAGCTCACCACCCGGTGA
- a CDS encoding NYN domain-containing protein, whose product MPDPAESRVAVYIDFDNIVISRYDQLNGRGSFHSQRIKDVRRGNGNAELVAQIDDASVDVSAILDYAASFGTPVVSRAYADWSVPVNADYRPQLLARAVDLTQLFPTTRGVKNGADIRLAVDVVEDLFRLPDLTHVVIVAGDSDYIALAQRARRLGRFVVGIGVAGSTSRSLAAACDEFADYDSLPGVPERLEPQPTRAPARRGRRKPGAEADELKTVREAVMQTDEDDADELDEVYAADPEQAAAQLLERALRVGHAKDDDEWLHANVVKSQMKRMDPTFNEKSLGYRTFTDFVTAHDGLADMREDGQARLIRLR is encoded by the coding sequence ATGCCCGATCCCGCTGAGTCACGCGTCGCCGTCTACATCGACTTCGACAACATCGTGATCTCCCGCTACGACCAGCTCAACGGCCGCGGCAGCTTTCACAGCCAGCGGATCAAAGACGTACGCCGCGGCAACGGCAACGCCGAGCTGGTGGCGCAGATCGACGACGCGAGCGTCGATGTCAGTGCGATCCTCGATTACGCGGCCTCCTTCGGCACGCCGGTGGTCAGCCGCGCGTACGCCGACTGGTCGGTGCCGGTCAACGCCGACTACCGCCCGCAGCTGCTGGCCCGCGCCGTCGACCTCACCCAGCTCTTTCCGACCACCCGCGGGGTGAAGAACGGCGCGGATATCCGGCTGGCGGTCGACGTGGTCGAGGATCTGTTCCGGCTGCCCGATCTCACGCACGTCGTCATCGTGGCCGGCGACTCCGACTACATCGCGCTCGCGCAGCGCGCCCGGCGTCTTGGGCGCTTCGTGGTCGGTATCGGTGTTGCCGGCTCGACCAGCCGCTCGCTTGCTGCCGCGTGCGATGAGTTCGCCGACTACGACTCGCTGCCGGGGGTGCCGGAGCGCCTCGAGCCCCAACCGACCCGGGCTCCGGCGCGTCGGGGCCGCCGCAAGCCGGGCGCGGAAGCTGACGAGCTGAAGACCGTCCGCGAGGCGGTCATGCAGACCGACGAAGACGACGCTGATGAGCTCGACGAGGTGTACGCCGCCGACCCCGAACAGGCCGCAGCCCAGCTACTGGAGCGGGCGCTTCGCGTCGGGCACGCCAAGGATGACGACGAGTGGCTGCACGCCAACGTGGTCAAGTCGCAGATGAAGCGCATGGACCCGACCTTCAACGAGAAGTCGCTGGGCTACCGCACTTTTACCGATTTCGTGACCGCCCATGACGGGCTCGCGGATATGCGCGAGGACGGCCAAGCGCGCCTCATCCGGCTGCGCTGA
- a CDS encoding NAD-dependent succinate-semialdehyde dehydrogenase: MTDISYGTVAGIYIDGQWREALSGKTFSVTDPATGRELAQVSDAGAEDTRAAIESASKAMADWAALTAYQRSEILYRAHELMMQRQDDLARLMSTEQGKPLRAASIEVKYAADFLLWFAEEGKRVYGQTIPSARADQRFIVMHDPVGVVGAITPWNYPISMITRKVGPALAAGCTVVLKPAEQTPLCAIEVFRIFEEAGVPAGVVNLVPCSDPAPVGDELLTNRAVRKLTFTGSTVVGKHIAREAADQMKRVSLELGGHAPFIVFEDADPKHAATGAAMVKVLNTGQACISPNRIYVHSSIKDKFLEVLTARLEKMTTGPGLAEGTNIGPLIDKDAFDRMERQVADAVAKGATVATGGERVEGENVDDGYFFAPTVLTDVTSDMDIYREETFGPIAPIITFENEAEVIEAANDTDYGLASYIYTQNLGRALRVAEALRFGMVGINDINPTSAAAPFGGVKESGLGREGAQEGISEYLDTKLVGISI; this comes from the coding sequence ATGACCGACATTTCTTACGGCACCGTTGCCGGCATCTACATCGATGGGCAGTGGCGCGAGGCGCTCTCGGGCAAGACGTTTTCTGTCACCGACCCGGCGACCGGTCGCGAGCTGGCGCAGGTCAGTGATGCCGGCGCCGAGGACACCCGCGCCGCAATCGAGTCGGCGTCCAAGGCGATGGCCGACTGGGCTGCGCTGACGGCATACCAGCGCTCGGAGATTCTCTACCGTGCGCACGAGCTGATGATGCAGCGTCAGGACGACCTTGCGCGGCTGATGAGCACCGAGCAGGGCAAGCCGCTGCGTGCGGCGTCCATCGAGGTCAAGTACGCCGCCGACTTCCTGCTGTGGTTTGCCGAGGAAGGCAAACGCGTCTACGGCCAGACCATTCCCTCGGCGCGCGCCGACCAGCGGTTCATCGTGATGCATGATCCGGTCGGAGTCGTCGGTGCGATCACCCCGTGGAACTACCCGATCTCGATGATCACTCGCAAGGTCGGCCCGGCGCTTGCTGCCGGCTGCACCGTCGTACTCAAACCGGCCGAGCAGACCCCGCTGTGCGCTATTGAAGTATTTAGGATCTTCGAAGAAGCGGGTGTTCCCGCCGGTGTCGTCAACCTGGTGCCGTGCTCCGACCCGGCGCCGGTCGGCGACGAGCTGCTTACCAACCGCGCGGTCCGCAAGCTGACCTTCACCGGTTCGACCGTGGTCGGCAAGCACATCGCGCGAGAGGCCGCAGACCAGATGAAGCGGGTGTCGCTGGAGCTGGGTGGGCATGCGCCGTTCATCGTGTTCGAGGACGCCGATCCCAAGCACGCCGCGACGGGTGCGGCGATGGTCAAGGTGCTCAACACCGGGCAGGCGTGCATCAGTCCCAACCGCATCTACGTGCACAGCTCCATCAAGGACAAGTTCCTCGAGGTACTGACCGCGCGGCTGGAGAAGATGACGACCGGCCCCGGCCTCGCCGAGGGGACCAACATCGGACCGCTGATCGACAAAGACGCCTTTGACCGGATGGAGCGCCAGGTCGCCGACGCGGTCGCCAAGGGCGCGACCGTCGCAACGGGCGGCGAGCGCGTCGAGGGGGAGAACGTCGACGATGGCTACTTCTTCGCCCCGACCGTCCTCACCGACGTCACGTCGGACATGGACATCTACCGCGAGGAGACGTTTGGTCCGATCGCGCCGATCATCACCTTCGAGAATGAGGCCGAGGTGATCGAGGCCGCCAACGACACCGACTACGGGCTGGCGTCGTACATCTATACCCAAAACCTCGGCCGCGCGCTGCGCGTCGCGGAGGCGCTGCGCTTTGGCATGGTCGGCATCAATGACATCAACCCCACCTCTGCAGCCGCCCCGTTCGGCGGCGTGAAGGAGAGCGGACTGGGACGCGAAGGCGCCCAGGAGGGGATCAGCGAGTACCTCGACACCAAGCTGGTGGGCATCTCCATCTAG
- a CDS encoding gamma-glutamyltransferase: protein MPTHSAIPTAVAAGHQVTADVGRDVLLAGGSAADAGVAMMLASCVAETVFTGIGGGGFATYYDAKADEVRCVDFFVTIPGLGGTIPQPMVPIEVEFGGHALEYTIGASSAAVPGVPRGTAYLHERWGSLPWREVVQPAVELAHTGVALSRQHRGVLDSIWQCMGAGLGDAIHRNAAGAVLAPGETLRIPGLGRAMEVLRDQGAEPFYEGEVADAMLAALDGGAISERDLAAYDVIETAALAAPFAGTEVYSRGDDLDDLLETLRLLDGRIGEAYDDPTAALRLVAALRATALRTETTNLVVTDAAGDACVITTSLGLGTGVWVPEYGIHPNSMLGEGELIRPGARPGERMGSMMSPAIALDSDGVVVAAGAAGGSRIRSSLVQVLIGVLVGHRDAQQAIDAPRLNPVGDIVRLEPGFAPAVLDALVAEGDRLDHVPEPHAYFGGVSAITRRGAGADGRRGGAVHLL from the coding sequence ATGCCGACGCACTCCGCTATTCCGACCGCCGTCGCGGCCGGTCACCAGGTGACCGCCGACGTCGGCCGCGACGTGCTGCTCGCGGGCGGCAGCGCCGCGGATGCCGGCGTCGCGATGATGCTCGCCAGCTGCGTCGCCGAGACCGTCTTCACCGGGATCGGCGGTGGCGGGTTTGCGACGTACTACGACGCGAAGGCCGACGAGGTGCGCTGCGTCGACTTCTTTGTCACGATCCCTGGGCTCGGCGGCACCATCCCGCAGCCGATGGTGCCGATCGAGGTGGAGTTCGGCGGCCATGCGCTGGAGTACACCATCGGCGCGTCGTCGGCCGCGGTGCCCGGCGTACCCCGCGGTACGGCGTACCTGCACGAGCGCTGGGGCTCGCTGCCGTGGCGCGAGGTCGTGCAGCCCGCGGTGGAGCTGGCGCACACCGGAGTGGCGCTGTCGCGCCAGCACCGAGGCGTGCTCGACTCGATCTGGCAGTGCATGGGCGCCGGGCTAGGCGATGCGATCCACCGCAACGCCGCCGGTGCGGTGCTGGCACCTGGCGAGACGCTGCGGATCCCGGGGCTTGGTCGTGCGATGGAGGTGCTGCGCGATCAGGGCGCCGAGCCCTTCTACGAGGGCGAGGTCGCCGACGCGATGCTGGCCGCGCTCGACGGCGGCGCGATCTCCGAGCGGGACCTGGCGGCGTACGACGTGATCGAGACGGCGGCGCTCGCGGCGCCGTTTGCCGGCACCGAGGTCTACTCGCGTGGCGATGATCTCGACGACCTGCTCGAGACGTTGCGGCTGCTCGACGGCCGGATCGGCGAGGCGTACGACGACCCGACGGCGGCACTGCGTCTGGTGGCCGCGCTACGGGCGACGGCGCTGCGCACGGAGACCACCAACCTCGTCGTGACCGACGCCGCCGGGGACGCGTGTGTCATCACCACGAGTCTCGGCCTGGGCACCGGAGTGTGGGTGCCGGAGTACGGCATCCACCCCAACTCAATGCTCGGCGAAGGCGAGCTGATCCGTCCCGGTGCACGTCCGGGGGAGCGGATGGGGTCGATGATGTCACCGGCCATCGCCCTCGACAGTGACGGTGTCGTGGTCGCTGCCGGCGCGGCCGGCGGCAGCCGGATCCGCAGCTCGCTCGTGCAGGTGCTAATCGGCGTACTCGTCGGACATCGTGACGCCCAGCAGGCGATCGACGCGCCGCGGCTGAACCCGGTGGGTGACATCGTGCGCCTCGAGCCGGGCTTCGCGCCGGCGGTCCTCGATGCCTTGGTGGCCGAGGGCGACCGCCTGGACCACGTGCCCGAGCCACACGCCTACTTCGGCGGGGTCTCGGCGATCACCCGGCGTGGGGCGGGCGCCGACGGCCGCCGTGGCGGGGCAGTGCACCTGCTGTGA